The sequence below is a genomic window from Lolium perenne isolate Kyuss_39 chromosome 7, Kyuss_2.0, whole genome shotgun sequence.
TCGATTGCCTCCCGGTAAAAATAAAGTTACCAAGACTTCTTTTTCTTAAGGTGGTGAGATTGTAATGATTTTCTTACGTATTACTTCTGTCTGCAGAGCGACGACGGCGACACGATTGATTGCGTGGCCATCTCCACTGAAATTCTGCAGGTAGTCGCTAATCTATATACTCCTTGATAATTTATGAATATAGCTTGTGTTAATTTATTTTTGGTGGTTGATTTGAAGCCGACGAGAAGCATGAAAGCTATCGTAGCCGACTCCGACATTGCCGTTGCCGCGGAGGAACGGCCTCAGTCCTGGCGTAAAGGTGGGGCTGGCTGCCCGTCGGGAACCGTTCCGATCCGGAGATCGCCGGCGGCCAACGACATGAATACTACGGAGGCCTTCTCCATTGCCGGCAAAGGCGCCCCACCGCCTCGTGAATTGTCTGGCACGGTGGAGAAGGCTGCTGCTTACGGCACGAACGGGCCGTACCACGGGATTCGGGCGGAGGTGCCCGTCTGGAGAGTGAACGTGAACCATCCCGACGAGTTCTCCATGAACTATGTCATGATTGGCTGCACCTTGGATACATCCTGGTTGCCCGGGATCGGGGCCGATCCACCTAGCTCTCTCCCCAATCAAATTATGGCTGGAGTAATGGTAAGTAATAAGGCTAGCTGTCCATTACCGCTGGTATTTCGCTTCTGCTAACGGTCAGTTGAGGAATGTGCATATGCCGTCAGAGTATCGATTTCAAGTTGTGTTTTCTTTGTCAGGTGTACAGAAAGGatgtattttttaaaattttctgtTGGCTAGACTCCCATAAATACGGTGACTAATATTTAGTCCAAATCCTTTGTATTTCGCAGACCTGGCCATCTGTCTTCGGGGACTCGCTTTCAAGATTGTTCGTGTACTACACCGTAAGTGCTCCAAATGTTCCCTGGACTGCTTGTGTTTCAAATGATAATACCTTATCAACATTTTTGACAGTAGCTAGTACTCGTTTGGTACCAATGTAATTTATGTATAACCCATTGATTATAGAAAAAGATGTAGACCGACAGCTCTACCAACATCTATACGTATGCTCGTGCAGAACGACAGCGGAGTGCACCACAATTGCTTCAATACAGAGTGTGGAGGCTTCCAAATTACAAACACCAAATATTCGCTCGGTACAGCGTGGTCAGGTGAATCACAGCTTGGAGGACAGCAATATGGTGTATATGTAGGCATACACAGAGTAAGTTTACCTTACGTATTGGGACATCACTAGATTACTACATCATGATACATGCATACATATAGACAAGGCAACCAATGCAACTGATCCATCCATATGCAGGACGATACGAAGCTGATCTGGTGGGTGTCGGTCATGGACGTGGACATCGGCTACTTCAACGACACTGTGTTCGACACGAGGTTCCCCGAGGGCTCCTACGTCGAGATGGGAGGACGGGTGCTCAACACCAGACCTGGGGGGAAGCACACCACCACGCCCATGGGCAGCACTATACCGTCGTGTGCCAGTACGCTCTACGCAGCCTCCATCAAGAGGTACCTCGGTGTTAGCGCCCTCGGCCAGCTCTTCCTAGACCAAGTAGACAGGACCGTCGCTACGGTGCCGAGCTGCTACAACGCCAGGCATATCGGATTCGGCAAGAAACAACCCGGCTACCAGACAGCCTACGGAGGTGCTGGGGGGAAGTTCTGTGACCTCTGATCGACTCATTTCGAGACAAAGTGGCTGAAAATAAACTCGTCTTCTTTATATGTTTATGGCTTAATTTTCGAACTACGTACTACATTTCTCAACAGTATATGATAAGTTAAAGGTTATAGTTGGGTTTTTTTTTTCTGTGTTGGGCTCGCCGAAACCCATATCCAGTACATGTATATCCGTCTATATTGATACGGTATCTGTACATCGCGTAAGAAAAAAAAAGGGATCACGTGAGCAAGATCTTTATAGGACCTTTCTATTTCGGCACACGCACGTGACCATAGATACGTACAAAAAAAAGTACAACACAACGCAGGCCATACGGGCCTGTACAGGGTTGTACGGACGGCGGACCTATGCTGAAAATGTGATCGTGCCCCCGCTTACGAACAGGTACGGGAAGATCTCCACCGTTGTTGTGTTTGACGTGCCTAGAAGTTTTCCGGGggaggagcaccggagcagaagtGATGATAAGTCTCTCCTGCTCTCTTTTTATATACCATGGACATGGAATGCAGAGGTACAACCGATGGCATTATGTATGCATATATTTTTAAGCACCAGTTATAGTCCATGAATGTGGAAGAACATGATATTGTAGTAAGCACATTTTAGCAGTGATGTACGTAGTTCGACAGTCTGATATGCTTGAGAGAGAAATCCTGAAAAATAGCAGATCAAGATGAAGAAAAAAAAATGATTGTGCAATCTATCGGGATTTTCCTTTTAGTTCACCTTGTGGTTCAGAGGCCACACGATAATATGTCTGGGTGGCCATTGTTAAGCAACTAGCCCGTGTTTTTTTGAGTGCTCTCCTAGCAAAGTTCTCAACTTTCTGATATTTCTGCTCTGTTTAGACTCTCCCTAAACTATGCTTGAGAAGAGTATTAAAAATATTTTCTTTATAGATGACAATGTAAACAATGATACATTTGCAGCCAGAATACATGTCATTTTCATGTCTGAGAGCTCGGTACAGAAAGACTACTTTTTGTTCAATGTTGTGGCTGCAACTGATGCTTGCTTTCAGCAAGTTAGTAATATGTTGAACTTAGTAGATTTCCCTACTTGATTTATTTGTTTTGCTCAATTGCTAAAAAACCAGCAGTATTCAAGTATTACCTACTTGATCTATTTTTGTACTTCCATCAATCCAGCTGTCTGACCAAAATTGCCCCTACTCTCATTGGTTTTGTGACAGCTAGAGGGGCAAAGTGGTGAAACTATTGCTGAAACATTGCAGAAGAACACATGGATCACAGATATACGGAGAACTCCAGATCTGCTAGCCATTGCTGAATTCATTACCTTGTGGACGTTTGTTCAGGATCAGCCTCCACTCAATGACTATGAAGATTAGCATATTTGGAGGCTCACGGCCATTGAAGAACTCTTCATCATCCCCTTTTCCTACAAAGCTTTCTTCCTAGAGACAGTTGAAGTCGATTATGCAAGAGCTTTCTTCCTAGAGACAGTTGAAGCTTCTCACCTGGTGGCTCCGCGGTTTTGAGCGGCGGCACAATTACTGACCTACGCAGCGGCGTGGCTCTAGCTCGCCGGGGTCACCGGAATTTGGGAGGTTTTGGCGTAGGCTAGGATATGGTATGGATGTTTTTTTTAACCAAAAGCGCAAACTGATGGTTATTTTATGGATTTGGCACTTTTAGGTATCTGCTAGAAATGCTTTTATAGATATTTTTTTAGATGGTAGGCTTAAGATGAATTCAACTTTAAATTAATGAAGCCACACAACAGACTATCTTTACTATAAATTCTGGATAGGATGCGATGATCATGGTATGTCAAAAGAAAAAACTAGGAGAAGGATCGCTAGAATTAGAAAAACCGGTTACGGATGGATGGCTACTAGTAGAAAAAAGACCTTCCATCCCAATCCATTAGTCTCCAATACTTTGACccgggactaatggggtctttagtcccggttctgctagtgaaccgagactaatgcttcggccgggactaaagggtaccctttagtcccggttggtaacaccaaccgggactgaaGGGCTATGGTAGGCTGCGGCCAGCGCATGCCTGTTACCAACCagaactaaagggtaccctttagtcccggttggtgtccccaaccgggactaaagattttttctggttttttaCTCCTCACGCACCCTTCACCACCCCCTGGATCAccttttttgctttgtaaaatacaaaagaaaatgatagaaaattcaaaaaataaattgttttcagattcttgtatgttatgcgacctactattcggtgaaattaagaaattctaattttcactttttttgcaaaaaggtttgaaaaatggtaaaaccgcattaacttttgcatacgatgtcggaaaaaaacgtataatatatcaaaatcatcgtgggaaaaagttacatctgaATTCACTAGGgtagcgtgctagtgctggagttgtggaaggatgggtgaccgagagggaagtttgaccacgagtaagtaatttgactagagataagtgtacttagagatagagactaaactatgcaaataactcaaataatagaaattctgaaaaaataggaaaaatggagtgaatttttttttggaaaagaatagaaaaaataaattagAAAAAttcacttggagacattttcgccCCGACGCACGCAGGTCACATggatggacctttagtcccggttcgtaagcaaccgggactaagggggggctttagtctcgggtatttagtcccggttgcacaaccgggactaaaacccgttatgaaccgggactaaaggccctttttctactagtgggccTACACAATTAAGAAATGTGTTCGACAGTGTTTCAAGGTTTTGTCCGAAGTGGGCCATCCAATAGTCTATTGGGCCCTCATTGTCCATCATAAAATCTACTCCCTCTGTCTATAAATAATTACCACAATTATTTTTAAATACGGATGTATGTACACACTAAAAATCTATCTAAATATAATCATATGTAAACAAGGTTAAGTCACTTATATTTagagacggagggagtaacaaAGTGGGCCTCCGCCTAACCATGATAGCCAGCGTTTCCGTCATGCATTACCTTCGTCGACCATGGCGAGCGAGAAGTTGTCGGGAAGCAGTGCCACAAGTGACGGCTGTGAAAAGAAGAACGTGACTAAAAATAGTTCTTGAGTGGTGTGTGGCCCAGTAGGATCCAAGCGGAAGAAAAAAAGGTGTAACCTTGTTATCCccttttagagcatctccagcggcgcggcgCATTTTATTGTTCGCGCCGCGGACGCTAAAATTATGATCGCTAGAGGGTTTTGGTTTAACAATGGGCACTTCCATCGGTTGCATGTTAATTTATATGCCAACATCGGCAGAAGATGAGTACACGGAAGGTTACAACAAACAGAGAAAAGGAAGGGATGATCCTGATCTTATAGTTACGATCGGATCACCCCGAATACATCTGAACTTCTATCTGTCTCTATCTGAACTTCCGTCAGGGTTTAAAATGAACTACCGTATCATAACAGATACTTTAACACCCCTCCTCAATCACAGCCTTCTTAAGGTTGAGTGTGTACTTAAATTCTTCAAACTGCCGAGCTGGTAAAGCTTTTGTGAAACCATCTGCCACCTGGTCCTTTGATGAAATGAATCTAATCTCAAGTTGCTTCTTTGCTACCCTTTCTCTTACAAAATGGAAATCAATTTCAATATGTTTAGTCCTAGCATGAAAAATAGGATTAGCTGAAAGATAATAGCACCCATATTATCACACCACAAGCATGAGATTTCATTTCTTTGGATTCCCAGTTCTTTCATTAAAGACTCAATCCAAATAACTTCTGTTGTGGCATTAGCCAGAGACTTATATTCAGCTTCTGTGCTTGATCTTGACACTGTTGCCTGTTTTCTAGCACTCCAAGAAATTAGGTTGGGTCCAAAGTATACAGAAAAACCTCCTGTAGACCTCCTATCATCCACACACCCTGCCCAATCTGCATCTGAGAAGGCACTAACTAGTGTAGAAGAAGATCTCTTAAAGGTTAAGCCAAGACTCACTGTACCACTGACATATCTCAATATTCTTTTTACTGCTGTCCAATGTACCGTGGTGGGAGCATGAAGAAATTGGCATACCTTGTTGACAGAAAAAGCTATGTCTGGCCCGGTGAGAGTCAGATATTGTAATGCTCCAACAATACTTCTATACCTTGTACTATCTTCTGGTCCTAGAAGTTCTCCT
It includes:
- the LOC127321793 gene encoding protein neprosin-like: MAAKIMIRAAIAIMLLLAVGEEASALLIQKIIESDDGDTIDCVAISTEILQPTRSMKAIVADSDIAVAAEERPQSWRKGGAGCPSGTVPIRRSPAANDMNTTEAFSIAGKGAPPPRELSGTVEKAAAYGTNGPYHGIRAEVPVWRVNVNHPDEFSMNYVMIGCTLDTSWLPGIGADPPSSLPNQIMAGVMTWPSVFGDSLSRLFVYYTNDSGVHHNCFNTECGGFQITNTKYSLGTAWSGESQLGGQQYGVYVGIHRDDTKLIWWVSVMDVDIGYFNDTVFDTRFPEGSYVEMGGRVLNTRPGGKHTTTPMGSTIPSCASTLYAASIKRYLGVSALGQLFLDQVDRTVATVPSCYNARHIGFGKKQPGYQTAYGGAGGKFCDL